A single genomic interval of Spirosoma linguale DSM 74 harbors:
- a CDS encoding protein of unknown function DUF305 (PFAM: protein of unknown function DUF305~KEGG: pcr:Pcryo_1836 hypothetical protein): MKTFQSNPAVWVLAALLSSGSLVACAQATTGGATASASTASDPAKTMLLQPLQQMVTKMKKLQATGDPDFDYAFQAKVHAQGAQDLLKQEIQNGKDSSLKQMAQTLLTASETELSQLTSTLTSLKPTRPNQAFTQQQSRNVEAMSLKLQQTGASDKLTSNLDNNFSTLLIDQRQDAIDLAKTYLQYGKNSTLKAYAQQLIDKSTQQMQQMKTMATTPK; encoded by the coding sequence ATGAAAACGTTCCAATCCAACCCAGCCGTTTGGGTACTGGCGGCCCTTCTGTCCAGTGGTTCGCTGGTAGCCTGCGCCCAGGCCACAACGGGTGGCGCAACAGCCAGTGCTTCAACAGCCAGCGACCCGGCCAAAACAATGCTGCTGCAACCGCTTCAGCAGATGGTAACAAAAATGAAAAAGCTACAGGCAACCGGCGACCCTGACTTCGACTATGCTTTTCAGGCTAAAGTCCATGCACAGGGGGCACAGGATTTGCTGAAACAGGAAATTCAGAACGGGAAAGATTCATCCCTGAAACAAATGGCCCAGACATTGCTGACGGCCAGCGAAACCGAATTATCGCAGCTGACCAGCACCCTCACCAGCCTTAAGCCAACCCGGCCAAATCAGGCATTTACACAACAGCAAAGCCGAAATGTTGAAGCAATGAGCCTGAAGTTGCAGCAAACGGGAGCCAGCGACAAGTTGACCAGTAATCTGGATAATAACTTCTCGACGCTTCTGATAGACCAGCGCCAGGATGCCATCGACCTGGCCAAAACGTACCTGCAATACGGTAAAAACAGCACACTTAAGGCCTATGCCCAGCAGTTGATC